The DNA window ATACCTTTAACGACTCTAAATAGGGAACCGTTTGGAATACAACAGAGTGATTAGATTGTTGGAGTAAATAATCGTAGTCGGTATAACAACCGACTTCTATTTTCTTAATAACCATTTAATCACCTTTTTCAATAATCCTATTAAAGGATGTTTTCGAATGAACTTCATTACGCCCCATACTTTTAACTTAAACATTAGAAGTGAATCTGTACTAGATATCGTTTCGCGTTCAATGGTATAAGGTGTTTCATCTTTCTTTCTAAATGACTCACCCAAAGACGTAGTAACAGCAACGTCATAGTGCTTAGAAACCAGTTCTAATACCTTATCATTATATAGTCCACCAGGATAGGCAAAGGTAGTAACTTCTTTTCCAATAATTTCTTCAAGTTCTCTTTTGGATTTAATAATCTCATCTTCGATATTAACACCTTCATGTGTAAGCCATGGGTGTGTTAATGTGTGTGAGCCTATTTGCATTTTAGCCTCACTCATTTCCCTGATTTGATTTGTCGTAAGAAGCCTATTTTCAACCCTTTTATCATTACTGTCAATTGGCATAAACAAGCCTTTTATCGCAAGTTCACTTGTGATAAAAAAAGTAGCTTTTAATCCGTGTTTCTTTAAGCTATTAAAAGCAAACAAATAGTTATCTTCATAACCATCATCAAAGGTAATATAAACTGTTTTCGGTTTATGAAAGTCCTTTTTAAGATCTAATGTTTGATACCCTTTTTTCTTTAAATAGGCCATTTGAACATCAAAATTGGTAGGACTTACTTTCATAGAATCTAGGTCTAATCTTTTACCTTTATGTATGATAAATCTAACATCATCTTTCTTAGTATCACCCGTTACACGGTGATACATTAAGACTGGTGTAAAGGTTCTCTTAAAGATCATAAACCAAATTAAATGGATGATTACAACAAGCCCTAAAAGACTTAAGAGTCCATATATTAACATGTATAATCCTCCTAACTTAGTTTTTGATATAACGCTTCGTGGTCTTTAATCATGCGCGAAAGGCTGTATTGTTCTACTTCATTAAATGCATTTGTAGATAGTTTATCACGCGTATCTTTACTGTCTAATAGGTTCTTAATCAAACGGACTAGCTCCGTTTGATTACCACTTTCGAATAAAAGGCCATTATGATTGTGTTTAATGATTTCTTTGATGCCACCAACACTGGATGCAACCACTGGTACTTTAGATGCCATCGCTTCAATGATGACATTGCCGAATCCTTCTTCACTGGATGTCAGTAAGAATACATCAGCTTCTTTTAATAAGTCAGGCGTATCTTTTCGGTAACCTAGAAATAGAACTTTATCTTGAAGGTTCAAGTCGTTAACTTGTTTTTTCAGTGATTCTTCAAGAGGTCCACTACCAACCAATACAAGCTTGGCATCATGGGTCTTAACCACTATAGAAAATGCATTAATCAGAAAGTCCAGTTTTTTTCTTGGGTCAAATCTCGCAATGGTCATTAAAACCTGTTCATTTCCAGACCTTAATACATTGTGAGAAACACCTTTATAAAAACGTGTAAGCTCAATGCCATTATGAATTACTACATACTTAGATTCATGTATGCCAGTTCCTTTAATTGCACTAGCTTTAGAGGCATTAGAGTTTGTGATAATAACAGAGGTTTTCTTAGCCAATCTTCTTTCTAATAATCTATCCATTGGTTTATTTCTAAATAAAGATTCCTCAGTAGAAATCACGACTTTGATTTTTGCTTTAAAAGCCGCTAGTCTTCCCCAGAGTTTACCTGTACTGGTAAAGACTTGGACAATATCGACTTTATGATCTTTTAATAATCGCGCAATTCGATTAACGACAAATAAATCAAACTTCCCCTTCTTGTTAACGCAAAAAACTCTAATGTTAGAGTTTTTGGCTTTTTCCAATAATGGTCCCATTTTGGAAATGGTGATGATAATTGGTTCATACTTTGTTTTGTCTAAACCTTGAGCAAGTTCAACGACTTTGGATTCAGATCCGCCTATCTCAAGGCTTGGAATCACATACGCAACTACTTTCTTCATGTTTATACCAACGCTTTCTTGTACCAATCCAATGTAAGTTTTAAACCTTCTTCAAAACTGTATGAAGGGTTATAATTCATTAAAGTCCTAGCTTGTGTAATATCAGCATTAGAGTGTTTAACATCACCAGGTCTTGTTGGGATATAAACCGGTTCGATGTTAGAGTTTAATAGTTTTCTCATTTCTTTGAAAAGTGTATCTACAGTAACTTGTCCACCATAAGCAATATTAAAAGCTTTGCCAAAGGCTTCGTCTTTGGCTAAACACGCCTTGAGGTTTGCCTCAATGACGTTATCAATATACGTGAAGTCTCTGCTTTGTGTTCCATCTCCGTGAATTTGTGGAGACTCATTGTCTAGGATTTTTTTAACGAATTGAGGAATCACTGCAGCGTAGATGCTATTAGGATCTTGTCTTCTTCCAAATACGTTAAAGTATCTTAATCCGACGGTTCTTAATCCATATAAATCGAAGAATACTTTAGCGTAAAGTTCGTTCACATACTTCGTGACTGCATAAGGTGATAATGGTTTACCAATGCGATTTTCAACCTTTGGAAGGTTAGGTTCATCTCCATAAACAGAACTACTTGATGCATAGACAAAAGTCTTAACTTTCTCGTCTTTAGCAGCTATTAACATGTTCAAGAAACCATTCACGTTGACGTCATTACTCGTCTTAGGATCTTTAATCGATCTTGGTACACTGCCTAATGCTGCCAGGTGAATAACGTAGTCTACACCTTTCGTTGCACTAGTACATGTATCTAAGTCTCTAATGTCTCCTTCAATAAAATGAAATCTATTATGAGCTAGTGACTCGATATTGGATTTTTTACCTGTAGCAAAATTATCGAGTCCAACGACTTCATACCCTTCACTTAAAAGATACTCAACTGTATTGGATCCTATGAATCCTGCACATCCTGTCACTAAAAATTTAGTGCCTTTTGGAAATTTGATGTCTAACATTTTAAAGCCTCCAAGTGTCAAATTCATCACTGAAGTTCGTGATGGATTTGACATCAATCAATGTGAACTTAGAGTGTTTTTGATGATATAGTTTCTTATAATCACTTTCTTTAAGTGATCTATACTCATAATGAGATACTGCTAAAATGATGGCATCTAGATCTTTGACTATATTAAAGTCTACAAGTTCTAATCCATATTCATGTCTTACTTCATCTTTATCTGCAAGTGGATCACATACCATAGGTGTAATGCCATACTCTTTTAATTCATTTATGATATCGATGACTTTGGAGTTTCTAATGTCCGGACAGTCTTCTTTAAAGGTTATACCCATAACGAGGACTTTTGCGCTTTGTGGTGTAACCCCATGCGCAAACATCTTTTTAACAGATTTTTCTGCAATGTATTTACCCATATTGTCATTGATACGTCTACCTGCAAGAATCACTTCTGGTTGGTAACCAAGACTTTGAGCTTTATAGGTTAAGTAATACGGGTCTACGCCAATACAGTGTCCACCGACTAAACCTGGCGTAAATCTTAGGAAATTCCATTTGGTTGAAGCTGCGTCTAAAACATCTTTTGTATCAATGTTTAAAAGATCAAAAATAATAGCTAGTTCATTCATAAAGGCAATATTTATGTCTCTTTGTGAGTTTTCGATGACTTTTGCGGCTTCAGCAACTTTTACAGATTTGGCTTTGAATACACCTGCATCCACAACGATTTCATAGACTTTTGCAATGTGTTCGAGTGATTCTATATCACAACCAGAAACAACTTTCGTAATTGTTTCTAATCTGTGTACTTTATCACCTGGGTTAATACGTTCAGGCGAATACCCAAACTTGAAATCAACCACACGCTTTAATCCACTTCTTTCAAGAATTGGAACAGCGATATCCTCAGTTACTCCAGGATATACAGTGGATTC is part of the Paracholeplasma morum genome and encodes:
- a CDS encoding polysaccharide deacetylase family protein, which encodes MLIYGLLSLLGLVVIIHLIWFMIFKRTFTPVLMYHRVTGDTKKDDVRFIIHKGKRLDLDSMKVSPTNFDVQMAYLKKKGYQTLDLKKDFHKPKTVYITFDDGYEDNYLFAFNSLKKHGLKATFFITSELAIKGLFMPIDSNDKRVENRLLTTNQIREMSEAKMQIGSHTLTHPWLTHEGVNIEDEIIKSKRELEEIIGKEVTTFAYPGGLYNDKVLELVSKHYDVAVTTSLGESFRKKDETPYTIERETISSTDSLLMFKLKVWGVMKFIRKHPLIGLLKKVIKWLLRK
- a CDS encoding glycosyltransferase, with translation MKKVVAYVIPSLEIGGSESKVVELAQGLDKTKYEPIIITISKMGPLLEKAKNSNIRVFCVNKKGKFDLFVVNRIARLLKDHKVDIVQVFTSTGKLWGRLAAFKAKIKVVISTEESLFRNKPMDRLLERRLAKKTSVIITNSNASKASAIKGTGIHESKYVVIHNGIELTRFYKGVSHNVLRSGNEQVLMTIARFDPRKKLDFLINAFSIVVKTHDAKLVLVGSGPLEESLKKQVNDLNLQDKVLFLGYRKDTPDLLKEADVFLLTSSEEGFGNVIIEAMASKVPVVASSVGGIKEIIKHNHNGLLFESGNQTELVRLIKNLLDSKDTRDKLSTNAFNEVEQYSLSRMIKDHEALYQKLS
- a CDS encoding SDR family oxidoreductase, which gives rise to MLDIKFPKGTKFLVTGCAGFIGSNTVEYLLSEGYEVVGLDNFATGKKSNIESLAHNRFHFIEGDIRDLDTCTSATKGVDYVIHLAALGSVPRSIKDPKTSNDVNVNGFLNMLIAAKDEKVKTFVYASSSSVYGDEPNLPKVENRIGKPLSPYAVTKYVNELYAKVFFDLYGLRTVGLRYFNVFGRRQDPNSIYAAVIPQFVKKILDNESPQIHGDGTQSRDFTYIDNVIEANLKACLAKDEAFGKAFNIAYGGQVTVDTLFKEMRKLLNSNIEPVYIPTRPGDVKHSNADITQARTLMNYNPSYSFEEGLKLTLDWYKKALV
- a CDS encoding nucleotide sugar dehydrogenase — its product is MNKPLKIAVIGLGYVGLPIAYAFAKRGVDVIGFDVNKHKIELYKKGIDPTNEVGNENLGKVSNLLYTYDENDLDKANFFIVAVPTPVNEDKTPDLVPVIKASEVVSRHLNKGDYVVYESTVYPGVTEDIAVPILERSGLKRVVDFKFGYSPERINPGDKVHRLETITKVVSGCDIESLEHIAKVYEIVVDAGVFKAKSVKVAEAAKVIENSQRDINIAFMNELAIIFDLLNIDTKDVLDAASTKWNFLRFTPGLVGGHCIGVDPYYLTYKAQSLGYQPEVILAGRRINDNMGKYIAEKSVKKMFAHGVTPQSAKVLVMGITFKEDCPDIRNSKVIDIINELKEYGITPMVCDPLADKDEVRHEYGLELVDFNIVKDLDAIILAVSHYEYRSLKESDYKKLYHQKHSKFTLIDVKSITNFSDEFDTWRL